In Lysinibacillus sp. FSL M8-0337, the following proteins share a genomic window:
- a CDS encoding putative DNA-binding protein, which yields MLLEKTTRMNFLFDFYQALLTDKQRSYMELYYLDDHSLGEIAESYGVSRQAVYDNIRRTEAMLEEYEEKLCLLEKFQQRTQMLARLTAGITEKSMPVEEQLALIEQLKEWD from the coding sequence ATGCTACTTGAAAAAACAACACGCATGAACTTTCTCTTCGACTTTTATCAAGCATTACTAACAGATAAGCAAAGAAGTTATATGGAACTGTATTATTTAGATGATCACTCACTTGGAGAAATCGCTGAATCATATGGAGTTTCACGTCAAGCTGTTTATGATAATATTCGTCGAACTGAAGCGATGCTTGAAGAATATGAAGAAAAACTATGTTTACTGGAAAAATTTCAACAACGTACGCAAATGCTTGCGCGCCTTACAGCTGGAATTACAGAAAAAAGTATGCCGGTTGAGGAGCAGTTGGCGCTTATTGAACAGTTGAAAGAATGGGATTAG
- the ffh gene encoding signal recognition particle protein: MAFEGLAERLQGTIQKIKGKGKVSEQDVKEMMREVRFALIEADVNLKVVKEFVKKVSERAVGVDVMQSLTPGQQVIKIVQDELTELMGGEQSPIKFNTKPPTVIMMVGLQGAGKTTTTGKLANVLRKKYNRKPLLVAADVYRPAAVQQLQTLGKQLSLPVFALGTDVSPVEIARQAIELAKEEHHDVVIIDTAGRLHIDEDLMQELKDIRALKEPDEVFLVVDAMTGQDAVNVAESFNEAVGITGVVLTKLDGDTRGGAALSIRSVTQKPIKFVGMGEKMDALEPFHPERMASRILGMGDVLSLIEKAQANVDEAKAKELEEKFKTQSFTLDDFVEQLQQVKKMGPLDEILKMLPGAGKIKGLDNVKVDDKQMGRVEAIIYSMTTAEKTNPEIINGSRKKRIAKGSGTSIQEVNRLLKQFDEMKKMMKQMTGMATGKGKKKMKLPGFDSLFK, encoded by the coding sequence GTGGCTTTTGAAGGATTAGCGGAACGACTCCAAGGAACGATCCAAAAGATTAAAGGTAAGGGTAAAGTATCGGAACAAGACGTTAAAGAAATGATGCGTGAAGTCCGATTTGCTTTAATCGAGGCGGATGTTAACTTAAAAGTAGTCAAGGAATTCGTTAAAAAAGTAAGTGAACGCGCTGTTGGTGTAGATGTTATGCAAAGCTTAACACCAGGTCAACAAGTTATTAAAATCGTTCAAGACGAATTAACGGAGCTGATGGGCGGCGAACAAAGCCCGATTAAATTTAATACAAAGCCACCAACTGTCATTATGATGGTCGGTTTGCAAGGTGCGGGTAAAACAACAACAACTGGGAAATTAGCAAATGTTTTACGTAAAAAATATAATCGTAAACCATTACTAGTGGCTGCGGACGTTTACCGCCCTGCTGCGGTTCAGCAATTACAAACATTAGGAAAGCAATTATCTTTACCTGTTTTTGCTTTAGGCACAGATGTATCACCAGTTGAAATTGCTCGTCAGGCAATTGAACTGGCGAAAGAAGAACATCATGATGTTGTCATTATCGATACAGCAGGTCGCTTGCATATTGATGAAGATTTAATGCAAGAATTAAAGGATATCCGTGCGTTAAAAGAGCCTGATGAAGTTTTCCTTGTGGTAGATGCCATGACGGGGCAAGATGCTGTAAACGTTGCAGAAAGTTTTAATGAGGCTGTCGGCATTACAGGGGTTGTTTTAACAAAACTGGATGGCGATACACGCGGTGGTGCAGCATTATCCATTCGTTCGGTGACACAGAAACCAATTAAATTTGTCGGTATGGGCGAAAAAATGGATGCGCTTGAACCGTTCCATCCGGAGCGTATGGCATCTCGTATTTTAGGCATGGGTGACGTGTTATCCCTAATTGAAAAGGCGCAGGCAAACGTCGATGAAGCAAAAGCGAAAGAACTGGAAGAAAAGTTCAAAACGCAAAGCTTTACACTCGATGATTTTGTTGAGCAATTACAACAAGTGAAAAAAATGGGTCCACTCGACGAAATATTAAAAATGCTACCAGGTGCAGGCAAAATTAAAGGCTTAGACAATGTCAAAGTAGACGATAAGCAAATGGGCCGTGTAGAAGCCATTATTTACTCTATGACAACTGCTGAAAAGACAAATCCTGAAATCATTAACGGTAGCCGTAAAAAGCGCATTGCCAAAGGTTCAGGTACGTCTATTCAAGAGGTCAACCGTTTGTTAAAACAATTTGATGAAATGAAAAAAATGATGAAGCAAATGACAGGTATGGCGACAGGTAAAGGCAAGAAAAAGATGAAATTACCAGGCTTTGATTCATTGTTTAAATAA
- the rpsP gene encoding 30S ribosomal protein S16 translates to MAVKIRLKRMGAKKSPFYRIVVADARSPRDGRSIETVGTYNPLTQPATVNIDEEKALKWLADGAKPSDTVRNLFSEQGIMEKFHNQKFSK, encoded by the coding sequence ATGGCAGTTAAAATTCGCTTAAAACGTATGGGAGCTAAAAAATCTCCTTTCTATCGTATCGTAGTTGCAGACGCTCGTTCACCACGTGACGGTCGTTCAATCGAAACAGTTGGTACTTACAACCCACTAACTCAACCAGCTACTGTAAACATTGATGAAGAGAAAGCTCTTAAATGGTTAGCTGACGGTGCAAAACCATCAGATACAGTACGTAACTTGTTCTCAGAACAAGGTATCATGGAAAAATTCCATAACCAAAAATTCAGTAAATAA
- a CDS encoding KH domain-containing protein, whose translation MKQLIEAIVLPLVDYPEEVRIETDENANRIVYKLFVHPEDRGKVIGKQGRVAKAIRTIVYSAAGSHHQKKTYVDILD comes from the coding sequence TTGAAGCAGCTGATTGAAGCAATCGTTTTACCGTTAGTCGATTATCCAGAAGAAGTCCGTATTGAGACGGACGAAAATGCAAATCGAATTGTTTATAAACTTTTTGTTCATCCAGAGGATCGAGGGAAAGTCATAGGCAAACAAGGGCGAGTAGCGAAAGCGATTCGTACAATTGTTTATTCAGCGGCAGGTAGTCACCATCAAAAAAAGACTTACGTCGATATATTGGATTGA
- the rimM gene encoding ribosome maturation factor RimM (Essential for efficient processing of 16S rRNA) gives MEWFNVGRIVNTHGIRGEVRILSTTDFEEERFAVGNKLAAFKKDDKKPTWVTIQSVRRHKNFILLTFEGMDNINFVEPFKEGMLKITKDQMTDDLLQENEFFFHEIIGCTVVSEEGATIGEVKDILQTGANDVWVVKGAKKEHYIPYIEDIVKNIDVEEKKIVIHVMEGLL, from the coding sequence ATGGAATGGTTTAATGTAGGTCGTATTGTAAACACGCACGGAATTCGTGGTGAAGTACGTATCTTATCGACGACAGATTTTGAAGAAGAACGCTTTGCGGTCGGGAATAAGCTTGCAGCGTTTAAAAAAGACGATAAAAAGCCAACGTGGGTAACAATTCAATCCGTACGCCGCCATAAAAACTTTATTTTATTAACATTTGAAGGTATGGATAATATCAACTTTGTCGAGCCGTTCAAAGAAGGAATGCTCAAAATCACGAAAGATCAAATGACCGATGATTTATTGCAAGAAAATGAATTTTTCTTCCATGAAATTATAGGCTGTACGGTTGTATCTGAAGAAGGTGCAACAATTGGCGAAGTCAAAGATATTTTGCAAACAGGTGCCAATGATGTATGGGTAGTGAAGGGTGCTAAAAAAGAGCATTACATTCCATACATTGAAGACATCGTCAAAAATATTGATGTGGAAGAAAAGAAAATTGTTATTCATGTGATGGAAGGCTTACTATGA
- the trmD gene encoding tRNA (guanosine(37)-N1)-methyltransferase TrmD: MHIHVLSLFPDMFSGVFGASILKKAQEKGAVKLEVSDIRAFSGNKHNQVDDYPYGGGAGMVLKPEPMFSAVEAITAGKKPRIILMCPQGERFTQKKAEELAQESELVFLCGHYEGYDERIRQHLVTDEISIGDFVLTGGELGAMTVIDSVVRLLPGVLGQADSHIQDSFSTGLLEHPHYTRPAEFRGMQVPEVLLSGNHAKIEQWREEQSLKRTFERRPDLLEHYPLTDKQKLYLEKLKKQQ, from the coding sequence ATGCATATTCACGTATTAAGCCTATTTCCTGATATGTTTTCGGGTGTATTTGGTGCATCGATACTAAAAAAAGCTCAAGAAAAAGGGGCTGTAAAGCTAGAAGTATCAGATATTCGTGCGTTTTCTGGCAACAAGCATAATCAGGTAGACGATTATCCGTATGGTGGCGGTGCAGGGATGGTGTTAAAGCCAGAGCCGATGTTTAGTGCTGTAGAGGCCATTACAGCGGGTAAAAAGCCACGTATTATCTTAATGTGTCCGCAGGGTGAACGTTTCACCCAAAAAAAAGCGGAAGAGCTAGCGCAAGAAAGTGAATTAGTGTTCTTATGTGGTCACTACGAAGGCTATGATGAACGCATTCGCCAGCACCTCGTTACCGATGAAATATCGATTGGTGATTTTGTGTTAACAGGTGGTGAGTTAGGCGCAATGACGGTTATAGATAGTGTCGTACGCCTTTTACCGGGCGTGTTAGGACAAGCAGATTCCCATATTCAAGATTCTTTTTCAACGGGTCTGTTAGAACATCCGCATTATACGCGTCCTGCTGAATTCCGAGGCATGCAAGTACCCGAAGTATTATTATCAGGCAATCACGCAAAAATCGAACAATGGCGCGAGGAACAATCGTTAAAAAGAACATTCGAGCGTCGACCTGATTTACTCGAGCATTATCCATTAACAGACAAGCAAAAATTGTATTTGGAAAAACTTAAAAAACAACAATAA
- the rplS gene encoding 50S ribosomal protein L19, translating into MSNIITEITKAQLRTDLPAFRPGDTVKVHVKVVEGTRERIQVYEGVVIKRRGGGISETFTVRKISYGVGVERTFPVHTPKIANLEVVRRGKVRRAKLYYLRNLRGKAARIKEIR; encoded by the coding sequence ATGTCAAACATTATTACAGAAATTACTAAAGCTCAGCTTCGCACTGATCTACCAGCTTTCCGTCCTGGTGATACTGTTAAGGTACACGTGAAAGTAGTAGAGGGTACTCGTGAACGTATCCAAGTATACGAAGGTGTAGTTATCAAACGTCGTGGTGGCGGTATTAGCGAAACTTTCACAGTTCGTAAAATTTCTTACGGTGTAGGTGTTGAACGTACATTCCCTGTACACACACCAAAAATCGCTAACTTAGAAGTTGTACGTCGTGGTAAAGTACGTCGTGCTAAACTTTACTACCTACGTAACCTACGTGGTAAAGCTGCTCGTATTAAAGAAATTCGATAA
- the lepB gene encoding signal peptidase I: MEKQVKEKNELWEWTKALLIAFAIAAVIRYFLFTPIAVDGESMMPTLEDGDRMIVNKIGYKIGEPKRFDIVVFHAPEQKNYIKRVIGLPGETLEYKDDQLYINGEPIDEPYLDAYKAEITEGTLTEDFTLNDIDASLHDVIPEGYVFVMGDNRRYSKDSRHIGIVDQKEIIGNTSLIFWPYSDIKIVK, encoded by the coding sequence ATGGAAAAACAAGTGAAAGAAAAGAATGAATTATGGGAATGGACAAAGGCTCTTTTAATTGCATTTGCGATTGCAGCAGTTATTCGTTATTTTTTATTTACACCAATTGCAGTTGACGGTGAGTCCATGATGCCAACCCTTGAAGATGGCGACCGAATGATTGTCAACAAAATTGGTTATAAAATTGGAGAGCCTAAGCGCTTTGATATCGTGGTGTTCCATGCACCAGAGCAAAAAAACTACATTAAACGTGTAATTGGCTTACCTGGTGAAACATTGGAATATAAAGACGATCAGTTATACATTAACGGAGAACCGATAGATGAGCCTTATTTAGATGCATACAAAGCTGAAATTACTGAAGGTACATTAACGGAAGATTTTACGTTAAATGACATTGATGCATCACTGCATGATGTAATTCCGGAAGGTTATGTGTTTGTGATGGGCGATAATCGTCGATATAGCAAAGATAGCCGTCACATAGGTATTGTCGATCAAAAAGAAATTATAGGTAATACGAGCCTGATTTTCTGGCCGTATAGTGATATTAAAATTGTGAAGTAA
- the ylqF gene encoding ribosome biogenesis GTPase YlqF, whose translation MTIQWFPGHMAKARREVTEKLKLVDIIFELIDARLPLSSRNPMIDEVINQKPRLLILNKSDMADEHETRKWVEYFAQHGHKAVAINSLEGKGLQLVTKAAQEILKEKFDRMKSRGMKPRAIRAMIVGIPNVGKSTLINRLAKKNIAKTGNMPGVTKAQQWIKVGKELELLDTPGILWPKFEDQEVGYKLALTGAIKDTITNMEDLAVYGLRFLSTHYPTRMEERYGFQFMHDDLVETFDHIGKLRRVFGAGGEIDYDQVAQLIVRDIRGLLLGKLTFDFVDEQLEKEATQQ comes from the coding sequence ATGACTATACAATGGTTTCCAGGGCATATGGCGAAGGCACGCCGAGAAGTAACAGAAAAATTAAAGCTAGTAGATATTATATTTGAATTAATCGATGCACGCTTACCATTATCTTCGAGAAATCCGATGATTGATGAGGTCATTAACCAAAAGCCGCGTCTACTTATTTTAAATAAATCAGATATGGCGGATGAGCACGAAACACGCAAATGGGTAGAATATTTTGCACAGCATGGCCATAAAGCAGTGGCAATCAATTCGCTTGAAGGAAAAGGACTACAACTTGTGACCAAGGCGGCACAAGAAATATTAAAAGAAAAATTTGACCGCATGAAGTCAAGAGGGATGAAGCCGAGAGCCATTAGAGCAATGATTGTTGGAATTCCAAACGTGGGAAAATCCACACTTATTAATCGCTTAGCAAAGAAAAATATTGCGAAAACAGGTAATATGCCTGGTGTGACAAAGGCGCAACAATGGATAAAAGTCGGCAAGGAACTAGAATTACTAGATACACCAGGAATTTTATGGCCTAAGTTTGAAGACCAAGAAGTAGGCTATAAGCTGGCTTTAACAGGTGCTATTAAAGATACCATTACTAACATGGAAGATTTGGCGGTATATGGGTTACGATTTTTATCGACACATTATCCAACACGTATGGAAGAACGCTATGGTTTTCAGTTTATGCATGACGACTTAGTGGAAACGTTTGACCATATTGGCAAGCTTCGTCGTGTTTTTGGAGCAGGTGGAGAAATCGACTACGATCAAGTAGCCCAGCTAATCGTACGAGATATTCGTGGATTACTATTAGGAAAGCTAACATTTGACTTTGTGGATGAGCAGCTTGAAAAAGAAGCGACACAGCAATAA
- a CDS encoding ribonuclease HII codes for MKTIKEITAALKIAEEWQEWMAEIATDERAGVQKAWHSWNKRQEKKRQLLEEHQAKIDFDQCYGGENAFIAGVDEAGRGPLAGPVVTAAVILPKNCEALVGLNDSKQLTKEKRNVFAALVKEHAISYFIHFQSAQTIDELNIYEATKQSMKTSVESLSIKPDYVLVDAMTLPITMPQDSIIKGDAKSLAIAAASILAKTARDEYMEQLDKEFPMYGFAQHAGYGTKQHLEALETFGPTIHHRKSFEPIKSM; via the coding sequence ATGAAAACGATTAAAGAGATTACAGCAGCACTAAAAATAGCTGAAGAATGGCAAGAATGGATGGCGGAAATTGCAACCGACGAGCGTGCAGGTGTGCAGAAAGCGTGGCATAGTTGGAATAAACGCCAAGAAAAGAAACGACAGCTATTGGAAGAGCATCAAGCGAAGATAGATTTCGATCAGTGCTATGGTGGTGAAAATGCCTTCATCGCCGGTGTAGATGAAGCAGGGCGTGGGCCTTTAGCGGGACCTGTTGTAACAGCAGCTGTTATTTTGCCAAAAAACTGTGAAGCTCTTGTAGGATTAAATGATTCGAAGCAATTAACAAAGGAAAAACGCAATGTTTTTGCGGCATTGGTGAAAGAACATGCTATTAGCTATTTCATTCATTTCCAATCAGCGCAAACGATTGATGAACTGAACATCTATGAAGCGACAAAGCAATCGATGAAAACAAGTGTGGAATCCTTGTCCATTAAACCGGATTATGTGCTAGTGGATGCTATGACACTACCAATCACGATGCCACAGGATTCGATTATTAAAGGCGATGCAAAAAGTTTAGCCATTGCAGCGGCTTCTATTTTAGCGAAAACAGCTAGGGATGAATATATGGAACAATTGGACAAAGAATTTCCTATGTATGGCTTTGCACAACATGCGGGCTACGGTACAAAACAACATTTAGAGGCACTTGAAACATTCGGACCAACGATACATCATCGCAAGTCTTTTGAACCTATAAAATCAATGTAA
- a CDS encoding EscU/YscU/HrcU family type III secretion system export apparatus switch protein, with protein MSEEKKTRKEAIALTYKQGQFDSPSVVAKGKGKVAENILARASEHDVPIYEDPNLVQLLGQLDLNESIPEELYQAVAEVFAFIYHLDQQHSKNIEKIKNSDFKNSLF; from the coding sequence ATGAGTGAAGAAAAAAAGACGCGTAAAGAAGCGATTGCCCTCACTTATAAACAAGGACAATTTGATAGCCCATCTGTCGTAGCAAAAGGAAAAGGGAAAGTGGCAGAAAATATATTGGCACGTGCAAGTGAACATGATGTGCCGATATATGAGGATCCGAATCTTGTGCAATTACTGGGACAATTAGATTTAAATGAGTCAATACCTGAAGAATTATATCAAGCGGTGGCTGAAGTGTTTGCTTTTATTTATCATCTAGACCAACAACATAGCAAAAATATAGAAAAAATAAAGAATTCTGATTTCAAGAATTCTCTGTTTTAG
- the sucC gene encoding ADP-forming succinate--CoA ligase subunit beta, translated as MNIHEYQGKEILRKYGVAVPNGKVAFSPDEAVKVAKELGSNVTVVKAQIHAGGRGKAGGVKIAKNLDEVRTYAKELLGKILVTHQTGPEGKEVKRLYIEEGSDIQKEYYLSLVLDRATSRVTFMGSEEGGMDIEEVAETNPEKIFKEVVDPVIGLTSFQARRMAFNMNIPANLVGKAVKLMLGLYQAFIDKDASIVEINPLVVTGQGEVVALDAKFNFDANALYRHKDIVELRDFDEEDPKEIEASKYDLSYISLDGNIGCMVNGAGLAMATMDTISYYGGSPANFLDVGGGATAEKVTEAFKIILSDSNVKGIFVNIFGGIMKCNIIADGVVTAAKEIGLSVPLVVRLEGTNVELGKEILNASGLNIVAADSMADGAQKIVGLVG; from the coding sequence ATGAATATCCATGAATATCAAGGGAAAGAGATTCTGAGAAAATATGGTGTTGCAGTACCCAATGGAAAAGTTGCTTTTTCCCCTGATGAGGCAGTGAAGGTAGCGAAGGAACTTGGCTCAAATGTAACCGTGGTCAAGGCGCAAATTCATGCAGGTGGACGCGGTAAAGCTGGTGGTGTCAAAATCGCAAAAAACCTTGATGAGGTGCGTACATACGCAAAAGAGTTATTAGGTAAAATTTTAGTAACTCATCAAACAGGTCCAGAAGGTAAAGAAGTAAAACGCTTGTATATTGAAGAGGGCTCTGATATTCAAAAAGAGTATTATTTAAGTTTAGTATTAGACCGCGCTACTTCTCGTGTAACATTTATGGGTTCAGAAGAAGGCGGTATGGATATTGAAGAAGTAGCTGAAACAAATCCAGAAAAAATCTTCAAAGAAGTGGTTGATCCTGTAATTGGACTAACAAGCTTCCAAGCACGTCGTATGGCGTTTAATATGAATATTCCAGCAAACCTAGTAGGGAAAGCTGTTAAATTAATGTTAGGTTTATATCAAGCATTTATCGACAAAGATGCTTCAATAGTAGAAATTAATCCACTTGTTGTCACTGGACAAGGAGAGGTTGTAGCACTAGATGCTAAATTTAATTTTGATGCCAATGCGTTGTATCGTCATAAAGATATTGTCGAATTACGCGATTTTGATGAAGAAGATCCAAAAGAAATCGAAGCATCGAAATATGACCTTAGCTATATTTCACTAGATGGCAACATTGGCTGTATGGTAAATGGTGCGGGCCTAGCAATGGCAACAATGGATACAATTAGTTATTATGGCGGAAGTCCCGCTAACTTCCTTGATGTTGGGGGCGGCGCAACAGCCGAAAAAGTAACAGAAGCTTTCAAAATTATCCTTTCTGACTCAAATGTAAAAGGTATTTTCGTTAATATTTTCGGCGGCATTATGAAGTGTAACATTATCGCTGATGGTGTAGTAACAGCAGCCAAAGAAATCGGTTTATCTGTACCGTTAGTAGTACGTTTAGAAGGTACAAACGTAGAGCTTGGTAAAGAAATCTTAAATGCATCAGGTTTAAACATCGTGGCAGCAGACTCAATGGCTGACGGTGCACAAAAAATTGTGGGACTAGTAGGCTAA
- the sucD gene encoding succinate--CoA ligase subunit alpha, which yields MAVFINKDTKVIVQGITGETALFHTKQMLDYGTKIVAGVTPGKGGLEIEGVPVFNTVAEAVAATGATTSVIYVPAPFAADAILEAVDAELELTICITEHIPVLDMVKVKRFMEGKKTRLVGPNCPGVITADECKIGIMPGYIHTKGHVGVVSRSGTLTYEAVHQLTQAGIGQTTAVGIGGDPVNGTNFIDALEAFNNDPETYAVVMIGEIGGTAEEEAAEWIKANMTKPVVGFIGGQTAPPGKRMGHAGAIISGGKGTAAEKIKAMNEAGIEVAETPSVIGETLIKVIKEKGLYEKCKTH from the coding sequence ATGGCTGTATTTATTAATAAAGATACAAAGGTAATTGTACAAGGGATTACAGGCGAAACAGCGCTATTCCATACGAAGCAAATGCTTGATTATGGTACAAAAATCGTAGCAGGCGTAACACCTGGTAAGGGAGGTCTTGAAATTGAAGGCGTACCTGTGTTCAATACTGTAGCTGAGGCTGTAGCAGCAACAGGTGCAACAACATCGGTTATTTATGTACCAGCACCTTTTGCAGCAGATGCCATTTTAGAAGCTGTTGATGCTGAGCTAGAATTAACAATTTGTATTACAGAACATATTCCTGTCCTTGACATGGTGAAGGTTAAACGCTTTATGGAAGGCAAAAAAACACGCCTAGTTGGTCCGAACTGTCCAGGTGTTATTACGGCTGATGAGTGTAAGATTGGTATTATGCCTGGTTATATTCATACAAAAGGGCATGTTGGTGTAGTTTCACGTTCTGGCACATTAACGTATGAAGCGGTACACCAATTGACGCAAGCGGGTATTGGTCAAACAACGGCTGTAGGTATCGGAGGAGACCCTGTAAATGGGACTAACTTTATCGATGCCCTTGAAGCATTCAACAATGACCCTGAAACATATGCAGTTGTCATGATCGGGGAAATTGGTGGTACTGCTGAAGAGGAAGCAGCTGAGTGGATTAAAGCAAATATGACAAAGCCGGTTGTTGGCTTTATTGGTGGACAAACAGCACCTCCAGGGAAACGTATGGGACATGCGGGTGCCATTATTTCTGGCGGTAAAGGAACGGCTGCTGAAAAAATTAAAGCAATGAACGAAGCTGGTATTGAAGTCGCTGAAACACCATCTGTTATCGGCGAAACACTTATTAAGGTAATTAAAGAAAAAGGGCTATACGAAAAATGTAAAACCCATTAA
- the dprA gene encoding DNA-processing protein DprA, with the protein MIFSVDTQRLLAIHYVYPLPLQKLQQLLSPVDVLNYFEEAHPEEIAGALQITWQKALLMIRNFQRVRNLPFEEAYAQANIFPIPFNHPYFPAQLFEIPSPPTVLYVKGQSALLARDKRIAIIGSRKATAYTRTAMDLIVPPLVAHEYTVVSGLARGADTMAHEATIKFGGQTIAVLGHGFHYVYPKENQALAQHMAENHLLVTEYPPYMRPAKWQFPMRNRLISGLTQAIVVTEAALKSGTLITTECALEQGKDVFVVPGPINKEQSKGTNKLLIEGAIPVCDGHQIVETLSLFSSKN; encoded by the coding sequence ATGATTTTCTCAGTAGATACACAGAGATTACTAGCTATACATTATGTATATCCATTACCACTCCAAAAACTTCAACAATTATTGTCCCCGGTGGATGTATTGAATTATTTTGAAGAAGCGCACCCTGAAGAGATTGCGGGTGCATTGCAAATAACGTGGCAAAAAGCGCTGCTAATGATTCGGAATTTTCAACGTGTTCGAAATTTGCCATTTGAAGAGGCTTACGCACAAGCAAATATTTTCCCCATACCATTTAATCACCCATATTTCCCGGCGCAATTATTTGAAATACCTAGTCCACCTACTGTATTGTATGTGAAAGGTCAGTCTGCTCTGCTAGCAAGAGATAAACGGATAGCTATAATAGGCTCTCGAAAGGCTACAGCCTATACAAGAACGGCAATGGACTTAATCGTCCCTCCGCTTGTTGCGCACGAATATACGGTTGTCAGTGGGCTTGCACGAGGTGCTGATACAATGGCTCATGAAGCGACGATTAAATTTGGTGGACAAACAATTGCCGTGTTAGGTCATGGTTTTCATTATGTCTATCCTAAGGAAAACCAAGCACTTGCTCAGCACATGGCAGAAAACCATTTACTTGTTACAGAGTATCCACCTTATATGCGACCGGCAAAATGGCAATTTCCTATGCGTAACCGGTTAATAAGTGGTCTAACTCAAGCAATCGTTGTCACGGAGGCTGCACTAAAAAGTGGGACATTAATTACGACAGAATGCGCATTAGAGCAAGGTAAAGATGTATTTGTCGTTCCAGGACCGATTAATAAAGAGCAGTCAAAAGGAACAAATAAATTACTTATAGAAGGAGCCATACCCGTGTGCGATGGTCACCAAATCGTTGAAACACTTTCGCTCTTTTCTAGCAAAAATTGA